Proteins from a genomic interval of Odontesthes bonariensis isolate fOdoBon6 chromosome 7, fOdoBon6.hap1, whole genome shotgun sequence:
- the LOC142384121 gene encoding ubiquitin-conjugating enzyme E2 Q2-like isoform X2, with amino-acid sequence MSVSGLKAELKFLESIFDPNHERFRIIDWKPDELSCQFNVTGEKLLIIHCNITESYPSTPPIWFVDSDDPSLAEVLERLEDVRKGSTLLLQQLKRLICDLCRLYNLPQHPDVEMLDQPLPAGPITQERKHGPPDEVTSEEEEEEDMGEDIDLDQDLDHYDMKEEEPAEGKKSEDDGIEKENLAILEKIRKNQRQDHLNGAVSGSVQASDRLMKELREIYRSQSYKTGIYSVELVNDSLYEWHVKLRTVDPDSPLHSDLQVLKEKEGVDYILLNFSYKDNFPFDPPFVRVVSPVLSGGYVLGGGALCMELLTKQGWSSAYSIESVIMQINATLVKGKARVQFGANKNQYNLARAQQSYKSLVQIHEKNGWYTPPKEDG; translated from the exons ATGTCGGTTTCGGGGCTGAAGGCCGAACTGAAGTTTTTGGAGTCAATTTTTGACCCAAACCACGAACGATTTAGAATAATAGACTGGAAACCCGACGAACTCAGTTGCCAATTCAACGTAACAGGCGAGAAGCTGCTGATCATTCACTGCAACATCACG GAATCCTACCCTTCCACACCACCGATATGGTTTGTTGACTCTGATGATCCCAGTTTGGCTGAGGTGTTGGAGCGCCTGGAGGATGTGAGAAAAGGCAGCACGTTG CTTCTTCAGCAGTTAAAGCGCCTCATTTGTGATCTCTGTCGACTTTACAACCTGCCACAACATCCAGATGTGGAGATGCTAGACCAGCCGCTACCTGCTGGGCCGATTACCCAAGAGCGTAAG CACGGTCCACCAGACGAGGTgacatctgaagaggaagaggaggaagacatGGGAGAG GACATAGACCTGGACCAAGACCTGGACCATTACGACATGAAAGAAGAGGAGCCAGCCGAGGGTAAAAAGTCAGAGGATGATGGAATAGAGAAAGAAAATCTGGCCATCTTGGAGAAAATACGTAAAAACCAGAGACAAGATCACTTGAAT GGTGCAGTCTCTGGCTCAGTGCAAGCCTCCGATCGCCTAATGAAGGAACTCAGGGAGATCTACAGGTCACAGAGTTACAAGACAG GTATTTATTCAGTCGAACTAGTCAATGACAGCCTTTATGAATGGCACGTCAAGTTAAGGAC ggTAGATCCGGATAGTCCATTACACAGTGACTTGCaggttttaaaagaaaaggaaggaGTGGACTACATTCTGCTTAATTTCTCATATAAA GATAATTTTCCTTTCGACCCACCTTTTGTACGGGTCGTGTCGCCTGTGCTCTCCGGAGG gtATGTTCTAGGAGGGGGAGCCTTGTGCATGGAGCTTCTCACAAAACAG GGCTGGAGCAGTGCCTATTCCATAGAATCTGTCATTATGCAGATAAATGCAACTCTGGTGAAAGGCAAAGCCAGGGTGCAGTTCGGAGCCAACAAG AACCAGTACAATCTTGCAAGAGCACAACAGTCGTACAAATCCCTGGTGCAGATTCATGAAAAGAATG gCTGGTACACACCACCTAAAGAGGACGGATAA
- the LOC142384121 gene encoding ubiquitin-conjugating enzyme E2 Q2-like isoform X1, with amino-acid sequence MSVSGLKAELKFLESIFDPNHERFRIIDWKPDELSCQFNVTGEKLLIIHCNITESYPSTPPIWFVDSDDPSLAEVLERLEDVRKGSTLLLQQLKRLICDLCRLYNLPQHPDVEMLDQPLPAGPITQERKHGPPDEVTSEEEEEEDMGEQDIDLDQDLDHYDMKEEEPAEGKKSEDDGIEKENLAILEKIRKNQRQDHLNGAVSGSVQASDRLMKELREIYRSQSYKTGIYSVELVNDSLYEWHVKLRTVDPDSPLHSDLQVLKEKEGVDYILLNFSYKDNFPFDPPFVRVVSPVLSGGYVLGGGALCMELLTKQGWSSAYSIESVIMQINATLVKGKARVQFGANKNQYNLARAQQSYKSLVQIHEKNGWYTPPKEDG; translated from the exons ATGTCGGTTTCGGGGCTGAAGGCCGAACTGAAGTTTTTGGAGTCAATTTTTGACCCAAACCACGAACGATTTAGAATAATAGACTGGAAACCCGACGAACTCAGTTGCCAATTCAACGTAACAGGCGAGAAGCTGCTGATCATTCACTGCAACATCACG GAATCCTACCCTTCCACACCACCGATATGGTTTGTTGACTCTGATGATCCCAGTTTGGCTGAGGTGTTGGAGCGCCTGGAGGATGTGAGAAAAGGCAGCACGTTG CTTCTTCAGCAGTTAAAGCGCCTCATTTGTGATCTCTGTCGACTTTACAACCTGCCACAACATCCAGATGTGGAGATGCTAGACCAGCCGCTACCTGCTGGGCCGATTACCCAAGAGCGTAAG CACGGTCCACCAGACGAGGTgacatctgaagaggaagaggaggaagacatGGGAGAG CAGGACATAGACCTGGACCAAGACCTGGACCATTACGACATGAAAGAAGAGGAGCCAGCCGAGGGTAAAAAGTCAGAGGATGATGGAATAGAGAAAGAAAATCTGGCCATCTTGGAGAAAATACGTAAAAACCAGAGACAAGATCACTTGAAT GGTGCAGTCTCTGGCTCAGTGCAAGCCTCCGATCGCCTAATGAAGGAACTCAGGGAGATCTACAGGTCACAGAGTTACAAGACAG GTATTTATTCAGTCGAACTAGTCAATGACAGCCTTTATGAATGGCACGTCAAGTTAAGGAC ggTAGATCCGGATAGTCCATTACACAGTGACTTGCaggttttaaaagaaaaggaaggaGTGGACTACATTCTGCTTAATTTCTCATATAAA GATAATTTTCCTTTCGACCCACCTTTTGTACGGGTCGTGTCGCCTGTGCTCTCCGGAGG gtATGTTCTAGGAGGGGGAGCCTTGTGCATGGAGCTTCTCACAAAACAG GGCTGGAGCAGTGCCTATTCCATAGAATCTGTCATTATGCAGATAAATGCAACTCTGGTGAAAGGCAAAGCCAGGGTGCAGTTCGGAGCCAACAAG AACCAGTACAATCTTGCAAGAGCACAACAGTCGTACAAATCCCTGGTGCAGATTCATGAAAAGAATG gCTGGTACACACCACCTAAAGAGGACGGATAA